The proteins below come from a single Benincasa hispida cultivar B227 chromosome 4, ASM972705v1, whole genome shotgun sequence genomic window:
- the LOC120075907 gene encoding uncharacterized protein LOC120075907: protein MAANPREARRRRILERGSDRLALITGQIQSLPSSSASPPSYDEHMDSSSQPLISNLQDLRPSRISAQPTVSHDKDKLIGSTLQHNDPQISARSSAYNGTSTVPLPRKSNEIETAVASTPEDGGSAPSHFTPSDGRDASLSTFSRDQQSKPKLPLVSSFSLNELSSAISESEKTRLCFSAIIAFLVVASYVGFPFLGQSVMRTVFGSKPLYLVLFTNATVVLGRLLFTKQKGFRVSDRGQGQVNPPEGQSSVEQIGKVLEAGIVAQKAMGAIFMDCSVFAVIIVLGLPFMQRL, encoded by the exons ATGGCGGCGAATCCGAGAGAAGCTCGACGGCGGCGGATCCTGGAGCGAGGTTCCGACCGCTTAGCCCTAATCACCGGTCAGATCCAGTCCCTCCCTTCTTCCTCCGCATCTCCGCCATCATACGATGAACATATGGATTCATCATCCCAGCCGTTGATCTCGAATCTTCAGGATCTCCGGCCGTCTCGTATTTCCGCTCAACCAACTG TTTCTCATGATAAGGACAAGCTGATTGGTTCTACATTGCAACATAATGATCCTCAGATAAGTGCTAGGTCTTCTGCATATAATGGAACCAGTACAGTGCCTCTCCCGAGAAAATCTAATGAAATCGAAACTGCAGTAGCTTCTACTCCTGAAGACGGTGGAAGTGCACCATCCCATTTCACCCCATCTGATGGTCGAGATGCATCTCTTTCTACATTTTCCAGAGATCAACAGTCCAAACCAAAATTGCCACTAGTCAGTTCTTTCTCTCTAAATGAACTAAGTTCGGCGATTTCTGAATCTGAAAAGACCCGTCTTTGTTTTTCAGCTATTATAGCCTTTCTAGTAGTTGCTTCATATGTAGGATTTCCTTTCTTAGGCCAGAGTGTTATGAGAACTGTTTTTGGATCTAAACCACTCTATCTAGTCTTGTTCACAAATGCAACAGTTGTACTTGGAAGGCTTCTTTTCACCAAACAAAAGGGTTTTAGAGTATCTGATAGAGGACAGGGTCAAGTAAATCCACCTGAGGGACAAAGCTCAGTTGAACAAATTGGTAAGGTTTTAGAGGCAGGTATAGTGGCTCAGAAGGCAATGGGTGCAATTTTCATGGACTGCAGTGTGTTTGCAGTTATCATCGTATTGGGACTTCCGTTTATGCAGCGGCTTTAG
- the LOC120076373 gene encoding serine/threonine-protein kinase AFC3: MEAERMGKEQQRTTRKRPRSAWDVVPSEQEANKALVVVKNDVKRHASPPRRDDDREGHYVFNLGENLTPRYKILSKMGEGTFGRVLECWDRQTREYVAIKVVRSIRKYRDAAMVEVDILKHLAQNDTGSLRCVQIRTWFDYRNHICIVFEKLGPSLFDFLKRNRYCPFPVDLVREFGRQLLESVAYMHDLHLIHTDLKPENILLVSSEYIKLPGCKRVSSDETQFRCLPKSSAIKLIDFGSTAFDNENHSSIVSTRHYRAPEVILGLGWSYPCDLWSIGCILVELCSGKALFQTHENLEHLAMMERVLGPLPGHMIQSADQNAEKYFKRGLRLNWPEGAVSRESIRAVKKLDRLKDMVSQYVGFSRSLLTDLLYDLLKYDPSERPTARQALNHPFFKSIA, translated from the exons ATGGAAGCTGAGAGAATGGGGAAAGAACAGCAGCGGACTACCAGGAAAAGGCCTCGTTCAGCATGGGACGTGGTGCCATCCGAACAAGAG GCTAATAAGGCTTTGGTGGTGGTTAAAAATGATGTCAAAAGGCATGCATCGCCCCCGAGAAGAGATGATGATCGTGAAGGACACTATGTCTTCAACCTCGGCGAGAATCTCACTCCGAGAt ATAAAATCCTCAGCAAGATGGGTGAAG GCACATTTGGTCGAGTTTTGGAATGCTGGGACCGTCAAACTCGAGAATATGTAGCCATTAAGGTAGTTCGGAGCATACGTAAATACCGTGATGCAGCCATGGTCGAAGTGGATATACTTAAACATCTTGCTCAGAATGACACAGGCAGCCTACG ATGTGTACAGATTAGAACTTGGTTTGACTACCGCAATCACATATGCATA GTATTTGAGAAGCTTGGACCAAGCTTATTTGATTTTCTAAAGAGAAATAGATACTGCCCATTCCCTGTGGACCTTGTTCGGGAGTTTGGACGACAGCTTTTGGAATCTGTAGCAT ATATGCATGATTTACACTTAATCCACACAGACCTGAAGCCAGAAAATATTCTTCTTGTGTCTTCTGAATATATAAAGCTTCCTGGTTGTAAG AGGGTTTCGTCAGATGAAACGCAATTCAGATGCTTGCCCAAGTCTAGTGCAATTAAGCTGATTGATTTTGGTAGTACTGCATTTGATAATGAGAATCATAGCTCCATTGTTTCTACAAGGCATTACAGAGCCCCTGAGGTTATTCTAG GTCTCGGGTGGAGTTATCCATGCGATTTGTGGAGTATCGGTTGCATTCTTGTTGAACTCTGTTCG GGCAAAGCATTGTTCCAAACTCATGAGAACTTGGAGCATTTGGCAATGATGGAGAGGGTGTTGGGACCTCTGCCAGGGCACATGATTCAGAGTGCCGA CCAAAATGCAGAAAAATATTTCAAACGAGGGTTGCGTCTAAACTGGCCTGAAGGAGCAGTTTCAAGAGAAAGCATTAGAGCTGTGAAGAAACTTGATCGGTTGAAG GATATGGTTTCACAATATGTGGGCTTCTCCAGGTCTCTATTGACTGATCTATTGTATGATTTATTGAAATATGACCCTTCAGAACGTCCCACAGCGCGACAAGCCCTTAACCATCCCTTCTTTAAGAGTATAGCTTGA